A genomic stretch from Aedes albopictus strain Foshan chromosome 2, AalbF5, whole genome shotgun sequence includes:
- the LOC134289069 gene encoding uncharacterized protein LOC134289069 — translation MCFVLDYIMVRRYIRKTTSKYSKEALDIAANAVRNKRMTLSDASRFYNVPKPTLYRRVNGLSGVKSCSRGRSIAIPFDVESRMASNIKVMEKWGYGLSKKEIISSMGQYLKENSIKTPFKDNIPGDDPFIISRYFELLHDVIRCVPPERIYNIDETSFCLDPSRVKVVGERGKAAHRVTAGPGRENVTVLMGGSASGQKLPPLIILKGKNFWNTWMADEGKGFPDTTYAATENGWMNSDTFANYFEKSFLPAIGKYRPAVLIYDGHVSHVSLDIIEKAVKENVIILKLPPHTSHLLQPMDLAVFKPLKQDYDDAVIKWQRRNYGTKMSKNAFSNMISRIWTDCNPQLIKSGFKKGGIYPFDNDVISENNYDPAALKRFKKAKQGPMLPQESSSTADLRADLPNIPATMPPDNAEQSTSSDTSFEAMLLAHVKQDPVRDKTKRRRVCNGAEVITSSQAVEKLTKIEDDRKMKKKKVRK, via the exons ATGTGTTTTGTCCTAGATTACATCATGGTTCGACGATACATCAGAAAAACAACCTCCAAGTACTCGAAGGAAGCACTGGACATTGCAGCGAACGCAGTACGGAACAAACGGATGACTCTATCGGACGCTTCGCGGTTTTACAATGTACCCAAGCCAACTTTGTACCGACGCGTTAACGGTTTGAGCGGTGTCAAAAGCTGCTCGCGAGGAAGATCTATTGCCATTCCCTTCGATGTGGAATCACGAATGGCATCTAATATTAAGGTCATGGAGAAGTGGGGCTATGGACTGAGTAAAAAGGAGATTATCTCTTCCATGGGACAATATTTGAAGGAAAACTCGATCAAGACGCCGTTCAAGGATAACATCCCCGGAGACG ATCCCTTCATAATTTCCCGCTACTTTGAGCTGCTCCACGATGTTATCCGCTGTGTTCCACCGGAGAGAATCTACAATATCGACGAAACAAGCTTCTGTTTGGACCCGAGTCGTGTTAAAGTTGTTGGCGAAAGAGGAAAGGCTGCGCACAGAGTAACCGCTGGTCCAGGCAGAGAAAACGTTACGGTACTCATGGGCGGCAGTGCCTCTGGACAGAAGCTTCCTCCTCTCATCATATTGAaagggaaaaatttctggaacaccTGGATGGCCGATGAAGGAAAGGGGTTTCCCGATACAACGTATGCTGCCACGGAAAACGGTTGGATGAATAGCGACACTTTTGCCAACTATTTTGAGAAAAGCTTCCTACCTGCAATCGGAAAATACCGTCCAGCAGTTTTGATTTATGATGGACATGTCTCACATGTCTCACTGGATATCATTGAGAAAGCTGTGAAGGAAAACGTCATCATTTTGAAGCTGCCGCCACATACCAGCCACTTGCTCCAGCCTATGGATCTGGCTGTGTTCAAGCCACTCAAACAAGATTATGACGATGCGGTTATCAAATGGCAACGACGAAACTATGGAACAAAGATGTCGAAAAATGCATTTTCCAATATGATTTCTCGGATTTGGACGGATTGCAACCCACAATTGATCAAAAGTGGGTTTAAAAAGGGTGGCATTTACCCCTTCGACAACGACGTAATTTCGGAGAATAATTACGATCCAGCTGCGCTGAAAAGATTCAAGAAAGCGAAGCAAGGCCCAATGCTACCACAAGAATCGAGTTCTACGGCAGATCTGAGGGCAGATCTACCAAATATCCCGGCCACGATGCCTCCCGACAACGCTGAACAGAGCACGAGTTCTGACACTTCTTTCGAGGCTATGTTGTTGGCGCACGTAAAGCAGGATCCAGTTCGCGATAAAACCAAAAGACGTCGAGTCTGTAATGGAGCCGAGGTGATCACTTCATCGCAAGCTGTGGAAAAACTGACAAAAATCGAGGACGACCGAAAAATGAAGAAAAAGAAAGTTCGCAAATAG